Proteins from a single region of Aureibacter tunicatorum:
- a CDS encoding BatD family protein, whose protein sequence is MVRSISVLYFILLTSLLATIEGVAQGHLFADVKVNKRSAYVGEPIEVVVGVYTSTWFTKGVDLQNLKVDGAFSVYFRSVSITQNIKGKNYAGVQFIYNVFPYEDVPLEIPSLTIKVETPDEGDYKGKPQEVKTRPVSVSVKSIPKDIEFSDWLVTSSLNVGDRWSKNVQKVKVGDVLERSISRTAQGTIYQMIPEVEWDSVAGVSIYPGRADFDTKKTSVDIRGMRTDRCSYLFEKEGTVTIPEKVVYWWNPSHQRLYKRTLKARTFEVEPNPNLGMIASLRDSLAIENEQTEIEIEEQKPDYKSMAKNGILYLIGFVLIVILFKWVLIPCVKWMRAKHHAYENSEKKAFEEFLKAIKSGQREDIWNKAYVWKSKLGVAETSIDSLIHEYGSDNLLRLFRNFESENSGSSEAMIVEWKLLRKKIFEGRKKPVKKIDLWINP, encoded by the coding sequence ATGGTAAGGAGCATTTCAGTTTTATATTTCATTTTGCTGACTAGCCTATTGGCTACCATAGAGGGAGTGGCTCAAGGGCACTTGTTTGCTGATGTGAAAGTCAATAAAAGGTCGGCTTATGTCGGAGAGCCAATAGAAGTCGTAGTTGGAGTCTATACCTCCACATGGTTTACCAAAGGAGTGGATTTACAGAATTTAAAAGTTGATGGAGCATTTTCTGTGTACTTTAGATCTGTGAGTATCACGCAGAATATTAAAGGGAAAAACTACGCAGGAGTGCAGTTTATTTACAATGTGTTTCCTTACGAGGATGTCCCTTTGGAAATTCCATCGCTTACCATCAAGGTGGAAACTCCTGATGAAGGAGATTACAAAGGGAAGCCTCAAGAAGTCAAGACAAGGCCTGTATCTGTGTCAGTGAAATCAATTCCCAAGGATATTGAATTTTCGGATTGGCTGGTGACATCCAGTTTGAATGTCGGAGATCGTTGGTCTAAAAATGTGCAGAAGGTTAAAGTGGGAGATGTGTTGGAGCGTTCTATAAGTCGAACTGCTCAAGGAACGATTTATCAAATGATTCCTGAAGTTGAATGGGATTCGGTAGCTGGCGTAAGTATTTATCCTGGAAGAGCCGATTTTGATACTAAGAAGACTTCCGTGGATATTAGGGGGATGAGGACTGATAGATGTAGTTATTTGTTTGAAAAAGAAGGAACAGTGACTATTCCAGAAAAAGTTGTTTATTGGTGGAATCCCTCTCATCAAAGGCTTTATAAAAGAACCCTGAAGGCAAGAACTTTTGAAGTTGAGCCTAATCCAAATTTGGGAATGATTGCTTCTTTGAGGGATTCCTTGGCAATTGAAAATGAACAAACGGAAATTGAAATTGAAGAACAGAAACCCGATTATAAATCAATGGCAAAAAATGGAATTTTGTATTTGATAGGTTTCGTGTTGATCGTCATTTTATTCAAATGGGTATTAATTCCTTGTGTGAAATGGATGAGAGCTAAGCATCATGCGTATGAAAATTCCGAAAAAAAGGCGTTTGAAGAGTTTTTGAAAGCGATAAAATCTGGACAAAGAGAAGATATATGGAATAAAGCTTATGTTTGGAAGTCAAAACTTGGTGTTGCTGAAACTTCTATTGATAGTTTGATTCATGAATATGGTTCCGATAATTTACTTCGATTGTTTAGAAATTTTGAGTCTGAGAACTCGGGAAGTTCTGAGGCAATGATTGTAGAATGGAAATTGTTGCGCAAGAAAATTTTTGAAGGCAGAAAGAAACCAGTTAAGAAGATTGATTTATGGATAAATCCATAA
- the eno gene encoding phosphopyruvate hydratase — protein sequence MKTIIKNIESLEVLDSRGNPTVRTYVELEDGTKTFSTVPSGASTGMNEAVELRDNEERYGGKGVKSACMNVENIIAKEIKGMNSTKQMEIDSIMNELDGTESKSNLGANAILSVSMAVAKASALSLGIPLFQYLGGSNACRIPVPCMNILNGGEHADNSVDFQEFMLVPLGAPCFAEGLRYVAEIFHTLKAILKDKGLATSVGDEGGFAPNCSSNEEAIEFIVMAIEKAGYKPGIDVSIAVDSAANSFSPNLDNHYNMIWSGAGEMSSDDLIDLSSSWLDKYPIVLWEDPMSEGDWDGFSRFTQKFGDKIEVVGDDIFVTNTKFIKKGIELGTANSALIKLNQIGTVSETIQAVRLCREAGWRYFLSHRSGETEDTFLSDFAVAMDGGHLKTGSACRGERIAKYNRLLEIERILAGKSEYRWK from the coding sequence ATGAAAACCATCATCAAAAATATTGAATCGCTTGAAGTGCTCGACTCCCGCGGAAATCCTACTGTAAGAACTTACGTCGAACTGGAAGATGGCACCAAGACTTTCTCAACAGTTCCATCCGGAGCCTCCACAGGTATGAACGAAGCTGTTGAACTCAGAGACAATGAAGAAAGATACGGAGGAAAAGGAGTAAAAAGTGCTTGCATGAACGTGGAAAATATCATTGCCAAAGAAATCAAGGGAATGAACTCTACCAAGCAAATGGAGATCGACAGTATCATGAACGAACTTGACGGCACCGAATCGAAATCCAACTTGGGAGCAAATGCAATACTTAGCGTATCCATGGCTGTAGCTAAGGCCTCAGCTTTGTCACTAGGAATCCCTCTTTTCCAATACCTTGGAGGAAGCAATGCCTGTCGCATACCAGTACCTTGCATGAACATATTAAACGGAGGCGAACATGCTGACAACAGTGTGGACTTTCAAGAATTCATGTTGGTGCCGTTAGGAGCACCATGCTTTGCCGAAGGCTTGCGATATGTCGCGGAAATCTTTCACACACTCAAGGCGATACTAAAAGACAAAGGGCTTGCAACAAGTGTAGGCGACGAAGGTGGATTCGCCCCAAATTGCAGTAGCAATGAAGAAGCTATCGAATTTATCGTCATGGCTATTGAAAAAGCTGGTTATAAACCCGGTATAGATGTCTCCATAGCCGTTGACAGCGCTGCGAATTCTTTCTCCCCAAATCTTGACAATCATTATAATATGATTTGGTCAGGAGCGGGCGAAATGAGCTCGGATGATTTAATAGATTTAAGCTCTTCATGGCTTGACAAATACCCTATCGTATTGTGGGAAGACCCTATGTCGGAAGGAGATTGGGATGGCTTTTCAAGATTCACTCAAAAGTTTGGAGACAAGATAGAAGTCGTTGGCGACGACATATTCGTAACCAATACAAAATTCATTAAAAAAGGCATCGAGCTTGGCACAGCGAACTCAGCATTGATTAAGCTAAATCAAATTGGCACAGTCAGCGAAACGATACAAGCTGTTCGACTATGTCGTGAAGCTGGCTGGAGGTATTTTCTATCTCACCGTTCTGGTGAAACTGAAGACACATTTCTATCTGATTTTGCGGTAGCAATGGATGGTGGCCACCTCAAAACAGGTTCTGCCTGCAGAGGAGAAAGAATTGCCAAGTACAATCGCTTGCTTGAGATTGAAAGAATATTAGCAGGCAAATCAGAATACCGTTGGAAATAA